TAAGCATCGTCGCTACGTCTTTACTGATATATATGGATAGAGAGCTGTCTGTTTTATCTGTCATAACACCATCACCTCGTGAAAAATATTCGTTATAACAATGATATATCCTTTTCCTTAAGAATTACAGACCACATAAGAAAAAGACGTGGATCACCACGCCTTAATCATTATTTAACCATCCTTTTACCGTATTTAATTGATTTATCGCTTGTTCATCTCCACGTTTTGCTTTCTCTATAATCTCACGCAATAGAATTCCGAATTCTTCTGAAGTGATAGACGGTTTATTCATAATAAGATACCCTCCTTATTATTCGCCTCTTCTATTGCATGATGAACTAACGCTTCCCATTCATCATGACGTTTTTGTGGAACAAGAGTTATTAATTCTTCTACTAATTCAGATGCTTTATCTATTGAGACACCTTTCCCTCTAACAGTGCTTATGAAATCTTTTAATACTTTTTCAATATCCTTTTTATTTATGTTTGCCATGAATATTACCTCCGAGTTGTTTTATTTATATGTAACTTCGTTTAACGCACTTTGGAAACGTATGATAATTCCCTATTAATAACCTTAATTAACGCTTCCGCTGCGTTCTCTTTGGTGTAATCTTCCTCGGTAAGTAAATCATGTGCAATCCAAGCTATTTCCTCAACTAATTCCGTTTTTTCTGCAAGCTGTTTTAATTGTTCTTTTTGTGTTAACATATTTAAACGTCCTTTCTTATGGGGATTATTTTTGTAAAAGAGTAGGTGTGCCAGCACCTGCTTTTTCTATTTCGTAATCTTTTTTAAACATCCACTTGTACCCGAGTGCTGTTTTACTTCTGTATATCCTTGAACAAACTTCACTTATATAGCCATCACTTTTTCGTTTACCTAAATACTCATTTACACTACTAACCGAATCAAACTCCCTTATAAACTCACCATCTAATGAAAGTTGCACAACAGGTTTCTTTATATCGATTAACCCTGCATCCCAAGCGTGCTGTGTATTGCCTTTGTAAGTTGTCCATTCTAAATTTCCAACTCTATTATTTTGTTTGTCACCGTCAAGATGATTCACAACAGGCAATTTTTCATGATTTTCGATAAACGTTTCTGCAACGAGCCTGTGTGTGCTGATTAATTTTTGTTTACCTTTTTTAAATAAATTAACCGTAAAATAACCTCTTCCATTATCCGATTGTTTCAATGCCTTGCCTTTGCAAAAACGTTTTCGCCCATTCGAATGTTCCACAAGTCTATCTAACGAACGGACGTTTCCAAGATCGCTAACTTCATACAACCCTTCGTATTCAGCGACTGGAAGCCATACTTCTTTTACTTCGGTATCTTTTAACTCTCCCATTACTAACCCTCCATTGTTATTTGAAAGAACAGGAGGAGGAATCTCCTGCCCTTTCTTCGTTTCTATAACGTTACTTTGTAAGAATTTGTTGCCGTTCCGTTTCTTTGCACCTCGATAAATCCCTTTTCTTCTAATTGCTTTACCAATCTTGTAACCGTAGCTCTACTCAAATTTGAGTAATTCTCCAATTCTGTAATTGAGAATGGAATAAACTTATTGTCTGAGTAGATCGCTATCGTCAGTAAAATCAATTTCTCAGAAGACGAAATTTCATCTTTCTCTAATTCAAGAATCCGATATAGTGATTTCATCATTAAACTATTAACCTCCTGTAAATCAACATGTCGTTCACATT
This Bacillus clarus DNA region includes the following protein-coding sequences:
- a CDS encoding NUMOD4 domain-containing protein translates to MGELKDTEVKEVWLPVAEYEGLYEVSDLGNVRSLDRLVEHSNGRKRFCKGKALKQSDNGRGYFTVNLFKKGKQKLISTHRLVAETFIENHEKLPVVNHLDGDKQNNRVGNLEWTTYKGNTQHAWDAGLIDIKKPVVQLSLDGEFIREFDSVSSVNEYLGKRKSDGYISEVCSRIYRSKTALGYKWMFKKDYEIEKAGAGTPTLLQK
- a CDS encoding helix-turn-helix domain-containing protein produces the protein MMKSLYRILELEKDEISSSEKLILLTIAIYSDNKFIPFSITELENYSNLSRATVTRLVKQLEEKGFIEVQRNGTATNSYKVTL